The following coding sequences lie in one Streptomyces ortus genomic window:
- a CDS encoding epoxide hydrolase family protein, translated as MTSPHGDGVQPLDHLRPFRIEIPQADLDDLHARMDRTRWPDELPGVGWAYGVPRTYLKGLVEYWRHSYDWRAAEARLNAWPQFTTVVDGADLHFAHIRSPEPGATPLIVTHGWPGSIAEFLDIVGPLTDPRAHGGDPADAFHVVVPSIPGFGLSGPTHDTGWEYRRIAAAFAVLMDRLGYRRFAAQGGDWGAAISRELGRTHPDRVIGVHLNLLPGAHAGSEPTAGELAALDPRERERTLASWRRHQEWTRERQGYADIQSTRPQTLAYGLTDSPVGQLAWIVEKFKEWTDSDEYPEDAVDRDQLLTNVMLYWLTGTAGSAARVYYERAHAGGGNALAEPSTAPTALAVFPRDNFIPLRHHAERTNRVVRWTEFDRGGHFAAMEQPDLLVGDVRAFFRQLRAAGGSASRGRPARG; from the coding sequence ATGACCTCCCCGCACGGCGACGGCGTCCAGCCCCTCGACCACCTCCGCCCCTTCCGTATCGAGATTCCCCAGGCCGACCTGGACGATCTGCACGCACGTATGGACCGCACACGCTGGCCGGACGAACTGCCGGGCGTGGGCTGGGCCTACGGGGTTCCGCGGACCTACCTCAAGGGGCTCGTGGAGTACTGGCGGCACTCCTACGACTGGCGCGCGGCCGAGGCCCGGCTCAACGCGTGGCCGCAGTTCACGACGGTCGTCGACGGGGCGGACCTCCACTTCGCCCACATCCGCTCGCCGGAGCCCGGCGCGACCCCGCTGATCGTCACCCACGGCTGGCCCGGCTCGATCGCCGAGTTCCTCGACATCGTGGGCCCGTTGACCGATCCGCGCGCCCACGGCGGTGATCCCGCCGACGCCTTCCACGTGGTGGTGCCGAGCATCCCCGGGTTCGGCCTGTCGGGGCCCACGCACGACACCGGCTGGGAGTACCGCCGTATCGCCGCCGCGTTCGCCGTGCTCATGGACCGGCTCGGCTACCGCCGGTTCGCCGCGCAGGGCGGTGACTGGGGCGCGGCGATCTCCCGCGAGCTGGGCCGGACCCACCCGGACCGGGTGATCGGTGTCCATCTGAACCTGCTGCCCGGCGCCCACGCCGGCTCCGAGCCGACCGCCGGGGAACTGGCGGCGCTGGACCCCCGGGAACGCGAACGCACCCTCGCCTCCTGGCGGCGCCACCAGGAGTGGACCCGCGAACGGCAGGGGTACGCCGACATCCAGTCGACCCGGCCGCAGACCCTCGCGTACGGGCTCACGGACTCACCTGTCGGCCAACTCGCCTGGATCGTCGAGAAGTTCAAGGAGTGGACGGACTCGGACGAGTATCCCGAGGACGCGGTCGACCGGGACCAGCTGCTCACGAACGTGATGCTGTACTGGCTCACCGGCACGGCGGGTTCGGCCGCGCGGGTCTATTACGAGCGCGCGCACGCCGGCGGCGGGAACGCGCTCGCCGAGCCGTCGACCGCTCCGACCGCGCTCGCCGTCTTCCCCCGGGACAACTTCATTCCGCTGCGGCATCACGCGGAGCGCACGAACCGCGTCGTGCGCTGGACGGAGTTCGACCGGGGCGGACACTTCGCGGCGATGGAGCAGCCGGACCTGCTCGTCGGGGACGTGAGGGCGTTCTTCCGCCAGTTGCGGGCCGCCGGCGGCAGCGCGAGCCGAGGCCGGCCGGCCCGGGGGTGA